From one Bombus huntii isolate Logan2020A chromosome 17, iyBomHunt1.1, whole genome shotgun sequence genomic stretch:
- the LOC126874913 gene encoding integrator complex subunit 11, translating to MPDIKVTPLGAGQDVGRSCILVSMGGKNIMLDCGMHMGFNDERRFPDFSYIIPEGPTTNYIDCVIISHFHLDHCGALPYFTEMVGYTGPIYMTHPTKAIAPILLEDMRKVAVERKGESNFFTSQMIKDCMKKVIAVTLHQSVMVDSELEIKAYYAGHVLGAAMFWIRVGSQSIVYTGDYNMTPDRHLGAAWIDKCRPDLLISESTYATTIRDSKRCRERDFLKKVHECIDRGGKVLIPVFALGRAQELCILLETYWERMNLKVPVYFALGLTEKANNYYKMFITWTNQKIKKTFVQRNMFDFKHIKPFDKAYIDNPGAMVVFATPGMLHAGLSLQIFKKWAPNEANMVIMPGFCVQGTVGHKVLNGSRRIEFENRQIVEVKMAVEYMSFSAHADAKGIMQLIQYCEPKNVMLVHGEFAKMEFLKEKIKQEFGTNCYNPANGETCVITTIAKVPVDASLALLKSEAKRYSALPPDPKRRRLLHSVLMLREDGVCLVDADEVTKAAGITKHIVRFTSTVQVRDPGPAHSTTLKLLQPLKERLPGWTVQLTDGSISVESVLVKVEGDEDDQKSVYVSWTNQDEDLGSYILGFLQTMLN from the exons ATGCCAGATATCAAAGTAACCCCTTTGGGAGCTGGTCAAGATGTTGGAAGGAGCTGCATTCTTGTATCAATGGGTGGAAAGAACATTATGTTGGATTGTGGCATGCACATGGGATTCAATGATGAAAGACGATTCCCAGATTTTTCATACATAATCCCAGAAGGACCAACGACTAATTACATAGACTGTGTGATTATATCACATTTTCATTTAGATCATTGTGGTGCCCTCCCATACTTTACAGAGATG GTAGGATATACTGGACCAATTTATATGACACATCCAACAAAAGCCATTGCACCAATCTTACTCGAAGATATGAGAAAAGTTGCAGTAGAACGTAAAGGAGAAAGCAACTTCTTTACGTCACAAATGATAAAAGACTGTATGAAAAAGGTCATTGCTGTTACATTGCATCAATCTGTGATGGTTGATTCGGAACTGGAAATAAAAGCATATTATGCAGGACATGTACTTGGTGCTGCAATGTTTTGGATTCGAGTTGGCTCACAATCAATCGTTTATACTGGGGATTACAATATGACTCCTGATAGGCATTTAGGTGCTGCTTGGATAGATAAATGTAGACCAGACTTATTAATATCAGAGTCAACATATGCAACAACTATCAGAGATTCTAAAAGATGTAGAGAAAGAGACTTCTTAAAGAAA GTTCATGAATGCATAGATAGAGGTGGCAAAGTATTAATTCCTGTATTTGCTCTTGGACGTGCACAagaattatgtatattattagaAACATATTGGGAGCGAATGAATTTAAAAGTTCCTGTATATTTTGCTTTAGGATTAACTGAAAAAgcgaataattattataaaatgtttattacTTGGACTAatcaaaaaattaagaaaactTTTGTGCAAAGAAATATGTTTGATTTTAAACATATAAAACCATTTGATAAAGCATATATTGATAATCCTGGAGCCATGGTAGTATTTGCTACACCGGGCATGTTGCATGCAGGATTatctttacaaatttttaagaaatggGCTCCAAACGAAGCAAATATGGTTATTATGCCTGGATTTTGCGTTCAAGGCACTGTTGGACATAAAGTTTTAAATGGTTCTAGAAGAAttgaatttgaaaacagaCAGATTGTCGAAGTCAAAATGGCAGTAGAGTATATGTCTTTCTCTGCACATGCAGATGCAAAAGGTATTATGcaattaatacaatattgtgAGCCAAAAAATGTTATGCTTGTACATGGAGAATTTGCTAAAATGGagtttttaaaagaaaaaataaaacaagaatTTGGAACAAATTGTTACAATCCTGCAAATGGAGAAACTTGTGTTATCACAACCATCGCCAAAGTGCCAGTAGACGCTTCTTTAGCATTATTAAAGTCTGAAGCCAAAAGATATTCGGCTTTGCCACCAGATCCTAAACGACGAAGATTACTTCACAGTGTTTTAATGTTACGAGAAGATGGAGTATGTCTTGTGGACGCAGATGAA gTGACAAAAGCTGCAGGTATAACTAAACATATAGTACGATTTACATCCACTGTACAAGTAAGGGACCCTGGTCCAGCACATTCAACGactttaaaattattacaacCACTGAAAGAGAGATTACCAGGCTGGACAGTTCAATTAACAGATGGATCAATATCTGTCGAATCTGTTTTAGTAAAAGTAGAAGGCGATGAAGATGATCAAAAAAGCGTGTATGTTTCATGGACAAATCAAGATGAAGATTTAGGTAGTTACATTCTAGGATTTTTACAAACTATGCTAAACTAA